The genomic window CCGGCTTAGGTGGGATGGGCGGTGCACAACCTTTGGCCATTACCATGAATGAAGGTGTTTGCCTAGCGGCAGATGTGGAAGAATGGCGCATTCAAAAACGTTTAGAAACCAGGTATATCGATGAAATTGCTTACGATATTGATGAAGCGATTGATAAAGCACTACAATATGCAAAAGAACAAAAAGCATTGTCGATTGGTGTAGTTTGTAATGCAGTAGAACTTTTACAGCGATTGATTGACAGGAACATTACACCAGATACTTTAACCGACCAAACCTCAGCGCATGACCCTTTAATTGGATATTTCCCGGAAGGATTAACGGTGGCTGAAGCTACGGATTTACGTGAGAAAAACCCTGAAGAATATACTGAACGGAGTTATGCCACGATGGCGAAACACGTAGAACAAATGTTGGAGCTACAAAAACGAGGAGCAATTACCTTTGATTATGGTAATAATTTACGTGGCAGAGCCTTGGAAGTTGGTGTGAAAAATGCTTTTGATTTTCCTGGTTTTGTGCCCGCTTATGTACGTCCGTTGTTTTGCGAAGGTAAAGGGCCTTTCCGTTGGGCAGCGTTAAGTGGCGACCCTCAAGACATCTACGAAACCGATAAAGTAATTTTAGAATTATTCCCAGAAAACGAAAGCTTGAAACGCTGGGTTACCATGGCGCAAGAACGAATTGCTTTTCAAGGCCTGCCTGCTAGAATTTGTTGGTTAGGGCAGGGCGAACGAGAGAAAGCAGGCTTGGCATTTAATAAGTTAGTTGCCGATGGTAAGGTAAAAGCACCAATCGTAATTGGTCGAGATCATCTGGATACTGGTTCTGTAGCTTCGCCAAACAGAGAAACCGAGGCCATGTTAGATGGCTCGGATGCCGTGGCTGACTGGCCAATTTTAAATGCTTTAATTAACACCGCTGGTGGTGCAAGTTGGGTATCGTTACATCACGGTGGTGGTGTGGGCATTGGTTATTCTATCCACGCTGGAATGGTAATTGTGGCCGATGGAACAGAAGATGCCGCTAGAAGGTTGAAACGTGTGCTGCACAACGACCCTGCGATGGGAGTAATTCGCCATGCTGATGCAGGCTATGATATTGCAAAAGACACATTACGTAAACATCGGTTGGGGCTGTAATTTTTTACCACAGATGCAAAAATGTTTTTATCTTCATTAAATATTGAATTTTATCTGTGCATCTGTGGCTAATTATTGCTTAATTTGCATTAAGGAAATGGTGTCTTCCTATTTGAACCGCCCTAAAAAGCTGATGGCGCCTGGTTAATAAATGATTCACATTTAATCAGGAAAATTATGCCTAAACATCTTAAAACAATCAGTAAAACAAGTAAAATTCATTTCTCTGCCTTTTTTAGAAAATACGGTGTCCTGCCATATCTGCTCAAATGGATTTTGATAACAATCGTTATTGGTGGGCTCATCGGCACCGCATCGGCTGGGTTTTTACAGTCTTTAAATTGGGTAACTAATTATCGTGAAGCCAATTTATGGATCATCGCTTTGCTGCCTATAGCAGGTTTGGGTATTGGTTTGCTTTATCATTATTATGGTAAAGAAGTAGCCGCAGGCAATAATTTGTTAATTGATGCCATTCATGAGCCGAAGCAAACCATTCCGTTTAAGATGATGCCCTTTGTATACGTGGGTACCATCATTACACATTTGTTTGGTGGCTCGGCTGGTAGGGAAGGTACGGCGCTACAAATGGCGGGTGCTATTGCAGATCAATTTAGCAAGCCATTTAAACTAACCAAAGAAGAGCGAAGAATATTAATTATTGCGGCCATTGCGGCTGGTTTCGGTTCGGTTTTTGGTACTCCTTTGGCGGGAGCCATATTTGCCATGGAGTTTTTCTTGATTGGAAAATTAAAATACGACGCTATTTTTCCAGCTTTTGCCGCAGCCGTTATCGCCGATGTGGTTACTAAACTTTGGGGCACGCCGCATACGCATTACCATATTGATGTTGTACCTGAGATGTCATTTGCGAACCTCGCATATACCGTTATTGCAGGTGTTGCTTTTGGTTTGTGCGCAGCTGCTTTTAGTAAAGGCATGCACTTAAGTAGCTCCATATTTAAAAGAATAAAGTATCCGCCACTGCGCCCCGTAATTGGTGGTGTAATTTTAGTTGCAATTATTTATTTATCGGGTACCACAAAATATATTGGTTTGGGCGTACCTACTATTGTCGAAGCCTTTGAGCATGAAATGCCGATGTACAGTTTTGCGATAAAAATGGCACTAACGATACTAACGTTGTCGGCAGGTTTTAAAGGCGGAGAGGTAACGCCACTATTTTTTATTGGTGCTACATTAGGCAGTGCCCTCGCTTTCTTCCTTCCGCTGCCTGTAGCCTTAGCCGCTGGAATAGGTTTTGTGGCTGTGTTTGCGGGTGCCACCAATACGCCCATTGCCTGTACACTCATGGCTATAGAATTGTTTGGTGCACAATGTGGTATCTACGCCGGTATTGCTTGTGTGGTTTCATACATATTGTCTGGACATACTGGTATTTACGGCCAACAGGTTATTGGCGAGCCCAAGCACAGAAGGTACTTGTTTTATACTGGTAAACGTATCGATGAAATTTAAAAAAATCCTCGTTAATTGGTATGTTGGTATTCCTAAAATATCTGTATATTCGAACCCATGCAACACCACAATTTCGACGTCGATATCGTCATTCCTTCATCAAAACAAAAAGTAAAAATTACGGCCGAAGCTATTGAGGTAAACCAAACACGTATTGCATGCGGTGACGTAGCCGCAGTTAAATATGGCGTATCTTTAATAGGTCCAGTAAAAAAGCCTATTAAAAAGAAATACACGATAGATGTAAAAAGCAAAGATGGTAAATCGGTGGGAATACAGTTTGAAAGTAGTAAAGTTGGAGACTTGCTAGAAGAAGACCATACTTATTATTACATCATGTCGGGCTTGTGGCAGTACGTAAAGAAGCAATTGGTAAGCGAGTTTATCGATAAGTTAAACGAAAAGGAGAAATTGGAAGTTGGTGCAGCCAAATTCGATTATCAAGGATTTGAAGTGTCGTACAAAACATGGTTTTTAGGTAAGACCAAAACAGCCATTTTGCCTTGGAGCCAAACCAAATATTTCTTAGACAAAGGCATTTTGCATGTGCAAGATATGTACGATAAGAAAAAGAATATCAATGTGAGTTTGCATAACGATTGGAATGCGGTGGTTTTAAATACCTTGTTGCATTATCTATCACAAGAGCATAGAAAAGAGAAACTCGAAAAAGGAGAGAAGATATAGTGGAAGCCCCGAATTTTGTTCGGGGCTTTTTTATGGGTTTTGTTTGGTTAATTTTTTATAAAAGATGGAATTTATCTTTTTCCCAATTAGACGGATTATTTCTGATATAATTTGAAATGTTTTCGTAGGCCTTTTGGTCGCGGATGATATGGTCGTGATAACGAGGTTGCCATGCAAAATTA from Pedobacter sp. SL55 includes these protein-coding regions:
- the hutU gene encoding urocanate hydratase yields the protein MNLRESQTPHGATLNCKGWVQEAALRMLLNNLDPAVAERPEDLIVYGGRGKAARNKEALELIIKALKNLEDDETLLIQSGKPVGILPTHKDAPRVLISNSQLVPKWATQQHFDELEDKGLMMYGQMTAGSWIYIGSQGIVQGTYETYAALAKKHFDGNLKGKLNVTAGLGGMGGAQPLAITMNEGVCLAADVEEWRIQKRLETRYIDEIAYDIDEAIDKALQYAKEQKALSIGVVCNAVELLQRLIDRNITPDTLTDQTSAHDPLIGYFPEGLTVAEATDLREKNPEEYTERSYATMAKHVEQMLELQKRGAITFDYGNNLRGRALEVGVKNAFDFPGFVPAYVRPLFCEGKGPFRWAALSGDPQDIYETDKVILELFPENESLKRWVTMAQERIAFQGLPARICWLGQGEREKAGLAFNKLVADGKVKAPIVIGRDHLDTGSVASPNRETEAMLDGSDAVADWPILNALINTAGGASWVSLHHGGGVGIGYSIHAGMVIVADGTEDAARRLKRVLHNDPAMGVIRHADAGYDIAKDTLRKHRLGL
- a CDS encoding voltage-gated chloride channel family protein; translated protein: MPKHLKTISKTSKIHFSAFFRKYGVLPYLLKWILITIVIGGLIGTASAGFLQSLNWVTNYREANLWIIALLPIAGLGIGLLYHYYGKEVAAGNNLLIDAIHEPKQTIPFKMMPFVYVGTIITHLFGGSAGREGTALQMAGAIADQFSKPFKLTKEERRILIIAAIAAGFGSVFGTPLAGAIFAMEFFLIGKLKYDAIFPAFAAAVIADVVTKLWGTPHTHYHIDVVPEMSFANLAYTVIAGVAFGLCAAAFSKGMHLSSSIFKRIKYPPLRPVIGGVILVAIIYLSGTTKYIGLGVPTIVEAFEHEMPMYSFAIKMALTILTLSAGFKGGEVTPLFFIGATLGSALAFFLPLPVALAAGIGFVAVFAGATNTPIACTLMAIELFGAQCGIYAGIACVVSYILSGHTGIYGQQVIGEPKHRRYLFYTGKRIDEI